From one Microbacterium aurum genomic stretch:
- a CDS encoding HIT family protein yields the protein MSEGELIDAATLPGVPDEFQRLWTPHRMAYITAGADVNRGSGCPFCAAPQRTDAEGLIVHRGQTAYVLLNLFPYNSGHMLVCPYRHIPTYDQATAEEVAEIGALTQTAMRVLRQVSRCDGFNIGMNQGAVAGAGVDEHLHQHIVPRWATDANFFPIIAKTKALPQLLGEVREAVASAWPA from the coding sequence ATGAGCGAGGGCGAGCTCATCGACGCCGCGACCCTGCCGGGGGTCCCGGACGAGTTCCAGCGGCTCTGGACGCCGCATCGGATGGCGTACATCACCGCCGGTGCGGACGTGAACCGCGGGTCGGGATGCCCGTTCTGCGCGGCGCCGCAGCGGACGGATGCCGAGGGGCTCATCGTCCACCGCGGCCAGACCGCCTACGTGCTGCTGAACCTGTTCCCCTACAACTCGGGCCACATGCTGGTGTGCCCCTACCGCCACATCCCGACGTACGACCAGGCCACCGCCGAGGAGGTCGCCGAGATCGGCGCGCTGACGCAGACCGCCATGCGGGTGCTGCGTCAGGTCTCCCGCTGCGACGGGTTCAACATCGGGATGAACCAGGGCGCGGTCGCCGGTGCCGGCGTCGACGAGCACCTGCACCAGCACATCGTGCCGCGGTGGGCGACCGACGCGAACTTCTTCCCGATCATCGCCAAGACCAAAGCCCTGCCGCAGCTTCTCGGCGAGGTGCGCGAGGCCGTAGCATCCGCCTGGCCCGCCTGA
- the thrS gene encoding threonine--tRNA ligase, with amino-acid sequence MTDVTYPADGFALFPDRSVIALRVNGDLKDLATVVTAEDAVEPVTVDSADGLAILRHSTAHVLAQAVQRIRPQANLGIGPPITDGFYYDFGVDDPFTPEDLKAIKKEMERIVRENQRFVRRVVTEDEARAEMADEPFKLELIDLAGGPGSGANAAEGASAEIGAGELTIYDNVTRDGETAWRDLCRGPHVPGTRLVGNGWDLTRIAGAYWRGSEKNPQLQRIYGTAWPTKDELRAYQQRLEEAAKRDHRKLGKELDLFSFPDEIGSGLSVWHPKGGIVRGEMEQHARRRHIAAGYTYVYTPHISKEDLFLTSNHLVTYRDGMFPPIVMDEERDAEGNITKAGQDYYLKPMNCPMHILIYKERARSYRDLPMRLAENGTVYRNELSGALHGLTRVRGFTQDDSHLFVTEDQLETEATRVLEFVTSMLRDFGLDDFELELSMRDDEKSKWIGSDEFWEYSTNALRNVAVASGLKLTEVPGEAAFYGPKIDLKTRDAIGRTWQLSTVQVDPNLPERFGLEYTGPDGEKHRPIMIHRALFGSIERFFAILLEHYAGAFPVWLAPQQVVGIPVADDFAPYLDEIIDRLRARGVRAEVDHSADRMPKKIRTHTTQKVPLQLIAGEQDRSQGTVSFRFRDGSQTNGIPVDEAIEKIVGAIASHALVNTAEDLA; translated from the coding sequence GTGACTGACGTGACCTACCCCGCCGACGGCTTCGCGCTGTTCCCCGACCGCTCCGTGATCGCCCTACGCGTGAACGGCGACCTGAAAGACCTCGCGACCGTCGTCACGGCCGAGGACGCGGTCGAGCCCGTCACCGTCGACAGCGCCGACGGTCTGGCGATCCTGCGCCACTCCACGGCGCACGTCCTCGCGCAGGCGGTGCAGCGCATCCGCCCGCAGGCGAACCTCGGCATCGGCCCGCCGATCACCGACGGCTTCTACTACGACTTCGGCGTCGACGATCCCTTCACCCCCGAAGACCTCAAGGCCATCAAGAAGGAGATGGAGCGCATCGTCCGCGAGAACCAGCGGTTCGTTCGTCGCGTGGTCACCGAGGACGAGGCGCGCGCCGAAATGGCGGACGAGCCGTTCAAGCTCGAGCTCATCGACCTCGCCGGAGGCCCCGGTTCCGGCGCGAACGCCGCCGAGGGCGCGTCGGCGGAGATCGGCGCCGGCGAGCTCACGATCTACGACAACGTCACCCGCGACGGCGAGACCGCCTGGCGCGATCTCTGCCGCGGCCCCCACGTGCCGGGGACGCGCCTGGTCGGCAACGGCTGGGACCTCACCCGCATCGCCGGGGCGTATTGGCGCGGCAGCGAGAAGAACCCGCAGCTGCAGCGCATCTACGGCACCGCCTGGCCCACGAAGGACGAGCTGCGGGCCTACCAGCAGCGTCTCGAGGAGGCCGCGAAGCGCGACCACCGCAAGCTCGGCAAGGAGCTCGACCTGTTCAGCTTCCCCGACGAGATCGGCTCGGGGCTGTCGGTCTGGCATCCGAAGGGCGGCATCGTCCGCGGCGAGATGGAGCAGCACGCGCGCCGTCGCCACATCGCGGCCGGCTACACCTACGTGTACACCCCGCACATCTCGAAGGAGGACCTGTTCCTCACCTCGAACCACCTCGTGACCTACCGCGACGGCATGTTTCCGCCGATCGTGATGGACGAGGAGCGGGATGCCGAGGGCAACATCACCAAGGCGGGCCAGGACTACTACCTGAAGCCCATGAACTGCCCGATGCACATCCTCATCTACAAGGAGCGCGCGCGCAGCTACCGCGACCTGCCGATGCGGCTCGCCGAGAACGGCACCGTGTACCGCAACGAGCTGTCCGGCGCCCTCCACGGGCTCACCCGGGTCCGGGGCTTCACGCAGGACGACTCGCACCTGTTCGTCACCGAGGATCAACTCGAGACCGAGGCGACGCGCGTGCTCGAGTTCGTCACCTCGATGCTGCGCGACTTCGGCCTCGACGACTTCGAGCTCGAGCTGTCGATGCGCGACGACGAGAAGAGCAAGTGGATCGGCTCCGACGAGTTCTGGGAGTACTCCACCAACGCCCTGCGCAACGTCGCCGTCGCCTCGGGGCTGAAGCTCACCGAGGTCCCCGGCGAGGCGGCGTTCTACGGCCCGAAGATCGACCTCAAGACCCGCGACGCGATCGGCCGCACCTGGCAGCTGTCGACCGTGCAGGTCGACCCGAACCTGCCCGAGCGCTTCGGCCTGGAGTACACCGGGCCCGACGGCGAGAAGCACCGCCCGATCATGATCCACCGCGCGCTGTTCGGCTCGATCGAGCGCTTCTTCGCGATCCTGCTCGAGCACTACGCGGGTGCCTTCCCGGTGTGGCTGGCACCCCAACAGGTCGTCGGCATCCCCGTCGCGGACGACTTCGCTCCCTACCTCGACGAGATCATCGACCGCCTGCGCGCGCGCGGTGTGCGTGCCGAGGTCGACCACTCCGCCGACCGGATGCCGAAGAAGATCCGCACGCACACGACTCAGAAGGTGCCGCTGCAGCTCATCGCGGGGGAGCAGGACCGGTCGCAGGGCACGGTCTCGTTCCGGTTCCGCGACGGGTCGCAGACCAACGGCATCCCCGTCGACGAGGCGATCGAGAAGATCGTCGGTGCGATCGCGTCGCACGCCCTCGTCAACACCGCCGAGGATCTCGCGTGA
- the pdxY gene encoding pyridoxal kinase PdxY gives MKILSIQSAVAYGHVGNSAAVFPLQRIGVEVLPVYTVNFSNHTGYGAWRGPLISPADVRDVITGIEERGVFGEIDVVLSGYQGSEGIGDVILDAVARVKAANPAAVYSCDPVMGNAKSGCFVAPAIPILLRERVVPAADIITPNQFELGFLTETEPSDLESTLASADAARAMGPDVVLVTSVERPDRPEGTIEMLAVTGDGAWIVQTPHIPMKANGSGDVTAALFTAHYRASGDAAAALAKTVSSVWDLLQLTHESGQRELQLVEAQEFYAHPRLQFAVTRVR, from the coding sequence GTGAAGATCCTGTCCATCCAGTCCGCCGTCGCCTACGGCCACGTCGGCAACTCCGCCGCCGTCTTCCCGCTGCAGCGGATCGGCGTCGAGGTGCTGCCGGTGTACACGGTGAACTTCTCCAACCACACCGGGTACGGGGCGTGGCGGGGGCCGCTCATCTCCCCCGCGGATGTGCGCGACGTCATCACCGGCATCGAGGAGCGCGGCGTCTTCGGCGAGATCGACGTCGTCCTCAGCGGATACCAGGGCTCGGAGGGCATCGGCGACGTCATCCTCGACGCCGTCGCGCGGGTGAAGGCGGCCAACCCCGCAGCGGTGTACTCGTGCGACCCCGTGATGGGCAACGCGAAGAGCGGGTGCTTCGTCGCACCCGCCATCCCGATCCTGCTGCGCGAACGGGTGGTGCCGGCCGCCGACATCATCACTCCCAACCAGTTCGAGCTGGGCTTTCTCACCGAGACGGAGCCGAGCGACCTGGAGTCGACCCTCGCCTCCGCCGACGCGGCGCGCGCGATGGGGCCGGATGTCGTGCTCGTGACGTCGGTCGAGCGTCCCGACCGCCCGGAGGGGACGATCGAGATGCTCGCCGTCACCGGGGACGGCGCGTGGATCGTGCAGACCCCGCACATCCCGATGAAGGCGAACGGCTCGGGCGACGTCACCGCTGCGCTGTTCACGGCGCACTACCGCGCGAGCGGGGATGCCGCGGCCGCCCTCGCGAAGACCGTCTCGAGCGTGTGGGACCTGCTGCAGCTGACGCACGAGTCCGGTCAGCGCGAGCTGCAGCTCGTCGAGGCGCAGGAGTTCTACGCCCACCCCCGCCTGCAGTTCGCGGTCACCCGCGTGCGCTGA